Sequence from the Candidatus Poribacteria bacterium genome:
TGTGCCGGTTCTGGTCGTCACACGTCTTCGATACTGAGGGGAACGTCGAAACCGTTCGCGCTCCTGTTTTATGATCACCACTCGATCGCGCGGGGTGTGATAGTAGGGGATGGTGGTATATCTTGGCGTGTCGAGTATCCTCAGCAAGAGCCAGGTGTTGAGCAGGGTCTCGGTGAGATGACCTGTGTGATAATATCCGTAGTTCGGCCCATAACCGATCATCGTGTAATCGGCCCCGCCATCAGGTGTGTTCCTTCGCCTGAAGGTGAAGAGTTTCTCATCCTGATCGTCTATCTGTCCGTTATCGTTCACATCGGCGTATCCGGAAACCTCTTGAAGATCGCGGCTTATGTTTTTGACCTCTATAAGCACCAGCTCGTCGCCCTGATAGATCTCGTTGACCTTTCGTTCGAACTCCGTGACGTCCTTGCTTTCGCGCATAGCCCTTTCGACAGCCTCAAGGTCTATACGACTTGCCTTTCCCTTGGTCTCTGCCCATTGATAGGTGGTGGATCTTCTGCCCGTGCACCCTTCACATCCGCCGAAGGTGATAACCGAGCCGCCGACGATTACCCCGGCAGCCGCTATACCGCCATATTTGAGGATTAACCTCCTGTTGATCTGAGACATTAGGATACCTCGACTAGGTGAAATCGTCCTACACGGGTGATTATACAACGATCCAGCGGCGGATTCAAGAGACGTATATTTACCCCCTTCCGGTGAGATGACATTGGCCGCTTGAGCCTCCGATAGATTTCTTATACACCCTCTTTCTGAATCTAAAATACTTATTGATTCTGAATCAGAATCGAATTATAATATTCTACGCAGGGATGGGGGATGAGGAGGTAATGCCCCTTTCCCTCCACGATGAAAAATAAAGGAGGTTCAAAGTCATGTGGCAGGGATGGGTTAACCTCGTACTTGGTATCTGGATGATCGTGGCGGGCTTCGTCCTGCCGGTCACCAGAACCGCCGTGGGAATCAACTTCACGATAGTTGGTGTCATTATCCTGGGCTTTGCCCTGTGGACAGCTCTGAGGAGGGATTACCTGAGCTGGGTGAACGTGGTCATGGGCATCTGGGCCATCGTCGCCAGTTGGGTGCTCCCGATCGAGAAAGCAGCGGAGGGGGCTGAAGCTGCTCGTCATCCGGCGCTTTGGATCAACTACCTGGTCGTGGGCGTCATCGTGATCGTCTTCGCTCTACTGTGTGCCCTCAGGAAACCCAAGACGGTAGGGGAGACGGTTGCCCCTGAAACACCGGTATCCGAGGCAGGGGAAGAGGAAACGACCCCCACCGAGGGCAGTGAGTCCTAAACTGAAGGATGAAGCGGGGACGGGAGAACTTTTCCGTCCCCGCCTCCCGCGGGCCTGTAACCTCCATCACTTCAGGATGAGCATTCTGCGCGTGGCTGTGAAATCCCCGGCCTGAATCTGGTAGAAGTAAATGCCGCTCGAAACCCTCTCACCGAGATCGTTCCTTCCATCCCAATATGCCGCTTTGCCTCTATCCATGTAGAATCCCGCCTCTTTCATCCCAAGATCGATCGTGCGGATGATCCTGCCCGCTGAGTCGAAGATCCGTATCACGACGTCCGATGGGTTGGAGAGGGCAAACGGGATCCAGGTCTCGGGGTTGAATGGATTGGGATAGTTCTGGCCGAGGATCATCCTTTCGGGTATGGCGTTGAGCGCTATGGATTGGGAGGGGAGCCTCACCATGGCTCCATCGTTCAGGCCCACGACCGTTATCACAGCCGGATCGTTCAATCTGATCTCGCTGGAGCCTGAAAGCAGCCTGAAGTTCAGCTTCGCTATCTCCCCATCTCCATCGATTCCCTTGCTCTCACCGATTAAGCTGCCTAGTATCGTAACGAGGCCGGGTTTTTCAATCCTGACGTGAAGAACGGCGAGACCGGCCTTCTTGAGGATCTCACCTTCATCGGCACCGAGGAACTGAAGCTTAGTGGGATCGTAAGCGATCTGGAAGGCACACGCGTAGAGCGATTGCGCGCTAACCATTTTTAGTGAGATCACCACCGGGTCACCGACCTTCGGCTTTTCGGTTATCATCGGTTCAAGCTCCAGCCTGATGTCGGGGTTCATCAACATCGGAGAATTAGCTCCGGTGGCACCGAAGTTAGAGGCCAACACGGCGAAGTCGGGCAGATCAACAACCCCGTTCCCATTCAGGTCGCATATATCTATATATCCTGGATCGTCCATCCCTTTGCCGAAGGCCCTTGCGAACTTGCTGAAATCCTTGAGATCGACGTCGTTATCCCCGTACTCATCCCTACCGCCCTGTACGTCCCCGCCGCACAGGAAGAAATCGACGTTGATCGCCGGAATACTTACACACTCGACCTTCCCTTTAAGGAACCCGGGGGCTTTAGCCGTCACGTCATACTCACCTGGAGGTATGCACAGGCCGTTGAGATGATAACTTCCATCCTCATCGGTTTGTATCTGATCTTTCCACACCACCGCGCCATCCTTTTTGATCTCGAACCTCACGAAGGCGGAATGGTTTACTCTGGATTGGAGACGAACTTTCCCGGAGATGAACATCTCAGCCGGCGGTATGATATGTATCCTAAGCCCTCCGGTCAAGGGCACGAGGGTTTCGTCTTTACCGCATGCCGTTCCGTCATCATTGCAATCCCCGCTGTGGAGGGAGAGCTCCGTCATCCTGTGGTTCTCCCTATCGAGATCGAAGTCGATCACAGTCACCTTATCGTCGGGGGCGTGCACTACTTTAACCCTGAAGTAGGCCACGAATCCCTCGGGGTCCTTTCCCATCCCAGGTGCGCCCTCAGCATAGTTAAGCTGACCGTCGCACGGCGATCTGTTTTCCATCACCTTCGAGCCATCGCCGAAGAATCCCGCCGGATCGAATGGGGGATCATGTCTGCCGTCATATGGGATTACCGTCAATACCTCCGGATCGTAATGGAGATAGGCCGCTATGCCGTTGACACACTCCTCCGTTCTCAGGTATATCCCCAACGTCAGCACGTCGCCCTCACAGGCGCTTATATCCAGGTATCCATCACGATCAGCCTCATCATCGGTAGGTAGGATGGAGAGAACGGTTGGGCTTGAAACCCTGAAGCCGCCTTCAAGCG
This genomic interval carries:
- a CDS encoding SPW repeat protein; this encodes MWQGWVNLVLGIWMIVAGFVLPVTRTAVGINFTIVGVIILGFALWTALRRDYLSWVNVVMGIWAIVASWVLPIEKAAEGAEAARHPALWINYLVVGVIVIVFALLCALRKPKTVGETVAPETPVSEAGEEETTPTEGSES
- a CDS encoding T9SS type A sorting domain-containing protein; its protein translation is MKGIYVLAGILCLMMIFAFSANLRAEPVAQDEGSQEVTKSLTISDISIPHLLSSLRLKVQTRAEIKITNPDDGTAIFHKEFKQPGNQLSTSHIVYFPDGGTYHVEEHYFIEAMPDLPLPFPTFVIFRADPIFEWDAEVPCEGNYTLSLDATWNPDSSVEITGFISTNPSPVTLSHLLDGGSVDIEIDWSQNDINVEFEGQIDKMTNIEGEEGCGSPGPVSDHRPIIYEIEPDSGVKGQVVDVKITGANFLGISDPSQVSFGDGIEVCSVTFVDPCTIFVNIEISPDTEVGPRDVTLAKSDDCYYTAEGAFEVEGLRVDRVIPSVGAPGTTVDVIIVGAGFEDDSVVTIGDDITVNDVCLISEGQIKANITIPSDASPGPRDVCVENPDCDPTTLEGGFRVSSPTVLSILPTDDEADRDGYLDISACEGDVLTLGIYLRTEECVNGIAAYLHYDPEVLTVIPYDGRHDPPFDPAGFFGDGSKVMENRSPCDGQLNYAEGAPGMGKDPEGFVAYFRVKVVHAPDDKVTVIDFDLDRENHRMTELSLHSGDCNDDGTACGKDETLVPLTGGLRIHIIPPAEMFISGKVRLQSRVNHSAFVRFEIKKDGAVVWKDQIQTDEDGSYHLNGLCIPPGEYDVTAKAPGFLKGKVECVSIPAINVDFFLCGGDVQGGRDEYGDNDVDLKDFSKFARAFGKGMDDPGYIDICDLNGNGVVDLPDFAVLASNFGATGANSPMLMNPDIRLELEPMITEKPKVGDPVVISLKMVSAQSLYACAFQIAYDPTKLQFLGADEGEILKKAGLAVLHVRIEKPGLVTILGSLIGESKGIDGDGEIAKLNFRLLSGSSEIRLNDPAVITVVGLNDGAMVRLPSQSIALNAIPERMILGQNYPNPFNPETWIPFALSNPSDVVIRIFDSAGRIIRTIDLGMKEAGFYMDRGKAAYWDGRNDLGERVSSGIYFYQIQAGDFTATRRMLILK